The window GCGTATTAGCCCAATCATTTGGTTTTCTGATTTCCAGAGATGAACTCATTAGTTTCGAATCATGTGGGAGTCCGTAGCTCTTATTCAGGAATTCATTTGCAGCCTTGATCGCATCTTCTCTGATAATTTCGGGGGTTGTATCGATGGCAGCCATGCTCGATTCATCGGCAATTTTCTCAACAAATGAGATTAATTCGCCGGTATTTGCATCGATTCTTACAGAAATAAAATTTCCGTATACCGGCACTCCATTCTTCTGCTGTGTCCATACAATGGCATACATTTTTTCATGTGGATATTCGATCAGCTCTACAGAAGCCTGGAGAACTTCCAACGAATCGATATCAATTGCATATTCTACCAGTTGAGTTTTTGCCATCATAAGTGCTTTATTCGATGTTATCGATGTTTTATTGCCAGCTCTAGAAGAGTTAAAATAACCTATCGTCTGCCCGGCATTTGCATCTATATCAATGATGGTCACATCTTTTCCATCAATATAGTCAAACTCCCAATATATATTCGTGTCATCGCTCCGTAAGTTTATCTGTGATTTGTCTACAGGAAGCGATTTTGCTGCAATATTACTTGCTTGTTCCTTAGTAATCGGGTTTTTCACATTGTTAAAATTGAGGCCATCCATACCAGAATTCTGACTTGCCATTGCAATCGCGATTAATCCGATAACAATTAAGCATATTGATACTATTACAAACTTATTTTTCATTTATCCCACCTCTTCTTAAATTGTTATGCTATCGTCACCATAAATGGTGTAATCGCTTCCAATAGTTGTTCGCTGACCTGCCCATAGAGCTGAATTGTGTACTGTATTTCCATGTATCAGTAAATATCCGAATTCATCTGTGAAATTTTCTGATTCACCGATATTTACAGTTCTGGTGAATCCTATGTAAGCCGTCGTTCCTTGATTTATGAAACCTTCGCTTACATCATACATTCCCCAATGCCGTACTGAGGATTTGCAGGCATCAGCATATGCCAGTTTTATTGTGCTTGATGGTACATCGCCACCCGCAATATATGATAAAGGATTGTAAGGCTCGTCAAAATACAATCGTGTTGCACCTACTCCACTTAAATCTCCGCCATGACCTGAAAACATCCATATGGTATCAGATGGTATTCTCCCAAGAACATTACTTTTACTATCTTGGTGATTATATACAGTCGCGTATCCTTTCTGACTCATATAATTGTTCCAGATATTGGCATCTGTTTCTTAATCCATTTGCTTATCTGAATCTGCGATTGCCGCAGCAGCAATACCTGTTGCCGAGAATGTAAGCATAACGATAAAGCAAATAGATGCTAACATTTTCAATTTATTTCGTTTCATTATATACCTCCATCTATATTTTTCCTCTATCGAAGGCGAAACCAGCAAGCTTTAAATAACTTCAAATCCCACCAATACTATGCCTTCGGGTATAGTGGGATTTCAGCCTATTTCTTAATCTCAACATGTCGAAACTCCCACATCTTATATTTATTGCACGAAATTATTTTATTTGTGCAATGATGAGAATAATACACAACTGTATATAAAACCATTGCAATTATCTTAATATTCGGTGGCAAGATATATATATATATATATATATAATTAGAAATGTTTTTAATAATTCACGGAAATTATTTTATCGTACCATACATCCAGTATCCATTCAACTATAGGAAATCAGAGTACACGATGCTGGATTATTCAGAACTGTGTGATATGATTCCGCAGCTATAGTGTTACTATAGAGAACATCCGGCTGAATCAGGCATATCATGTCACTATAAACATGCCTCATTTAGCAATGAATGGGTGGTGGGTGGAAAAAGGATTGTGCGATCGTATGAACATACCAATATAACATGTGCATTGAATTTCGGGTTACTGAAAATGAACAAATGTGATCATGATATCTCATGACTGGTAATTATTTTACTTTACACTCCTCATCCCTTCCTGGAATCGCTTTATTGATGCGTAAATGATGGTGATGAATCCCGCCTGGAACATTAAGAATGCACCAGAATAATCTATTTTTGGACTCGAACCAGCTAAAAAAATACTTATCCAGGAGACGAGGGCAACAATCAATGGAGTAAATATGAGAATTTTACCCATAGCTTCCACAGCGCGTAACCAATCATTGTGTGTATTCATTTTATTGAACCTCATGTTAAATAATGTGACCATTTACCTTACCTTAATAGCATGCATCTTCAATGTTTTTATCTGATCAAAGCAATCCTGACAATTTTCCCAGATCCACCTGGCTGGTCATGAACCACACCCCAAATATCATCAGGAACACACCGCATCCCATCAATACCCGCCGGTACAGCACCTCGGACATCAGCGATCTCCCACGGCTCATTGCAGTAGACACCAGCGTGTACCAGCCCAGGTCCGCCATCAGGTGACCTACCAGGAATATTGAAGCCGCAAACAGGCTAGCCTCAAGCCCCATCAGTATCAGTCCTGCCCCCGCAGTCAGCCACCACAGCCAGAAATACGGGTGGGATACGGATGTGATTATACCTGCCAAAAACGGACTTTTGAAAACGGTGCTACCACCCGAGAGTGTGGCAGTCTTGCCTTCCTTAAAGGTCATGACCCCGAATATCACCAGTACGGCACCCCCGATAATCGAAATCCACAGGATGACACCATGACTGGCCAGCGCAGAAAAACCTGTAACTATAAAAACAAACACCAGCAACTCTACCAATGCATGTCCCGATACCACCCTGGGTCCGCTGGTCCAGCCCCTGGTCAGTGACGTTTCAATGGTAGCAAACAGCATAGGTCCGGGCACAAGAGCACCAGTAAGACCAACACTGAATCCTATGAACAGCATTGTTGAGATATCTATCATTATCCAGGAACCCTGAATGAAAAAAGCCTATTCTTCTGATTTGAACATCAATATCTCATCGTCTAGATATTCAAGGATTTTCATAAGTTTTTCATGAAGCAAAGTGTCATCTTCACACAACGAGAGGTGGGTCTCTATGGCTTCTTTATTGCCATAGAGGCGCTGGAGTATCATCTCCTTGCGTATCTGTGCCTCTATGATTGAATCCTTAACATATATTTGACTCAATATATCAACATCCATTTTTTGAGGGGCATAAAAATATGCCCCTTTTTATAGAATAATTTCTATATCCAACTGTTCAGCCAATTCCTTATATCTGTTTCGTATGGTAACCTCAGTGACACCTGCCACTTCAGCCACCTCACGCTGGGTCCTGCGGTCTCCACACAGGATACTCGATATATAGATAGCCGCTGCCGCAACACCGGTAGGGCCCCTGCCAGACGTAAGTTCCTTCTCTGCGGCCTGTCTCAGGATTTCCACACCCTTGGACTGCACTTCACCCTTCAGGTTCAGGCCCGAGCAGAACCGTGGGATATAGTCAATGGGTGATGTGGGCATGAGTTTCAGGCCCAGTTCCCTGGAAATGAACCGGTATGTCCTGCCAATCTCCTTGCGGCTGACCCTGGATACTTCGGCAATCTCGTCCAGCGTCCGTGGCACGCTGCACTGGCGGCAAGCTGCATACAACGCCGAGGCAGCCACACCTTCAATACTGCGACCCCGTATCAGGTTCATATCCACAGCTTTACGGTACACCACAGCTGCGGTTTCCCTCACATTCCTGGAAAGACCCAGTGCACTGGCCATCCTGTCCAGTTCTGACAGAGCAAAAGCCAGGTTTCGTTCAGTAGCATTACTGACCCTTATCCGGCGCTGCCATTTACGCAGCCGGTACAACTGGGCCCTGCTCTTGGATGAAATGGATTTGCCATAGGAATCACGGTTACGCCAGTCAATCATTGTGGACAGGCCCTTATCGTGAATGGTGTAGGTCATGGGCGCCCCTACCCTGCTCCTCTTCATGCGCTGGTCATGGTCAAATGCCCTCCATTCCGGTCCCTGGTCGATGAACTCGGAATCCACTACCAGGCCACATTCGTTGCACACCAGTTCTGCCCGTTCATAGTCCTGTACAAGGCTGCGGCTGCCGCACTCAGGGCATTCAACCTTAGG of the ANME-2 cluster archaeon genome contains:
- a CDS encoding LysE family translocator translates to MIDISTMLFIGFSVGLTGALVPGPMLFATIETSLTRGWTSGPRVVSGHALVELLVFVFIVTGFSALASHGVILWISIIGGAVLVIFGVMTFKEGKTATLSGGSTVFKSPFLAGIITSVSHPYFWLWWLTAGAGLILMGLEASLFAASIFLVGHLMADLGWYTLVSTAMSRGRSLMSEVLYRRVLMGCGVFLMIFGVWFMTSQVDLGKLSGLL
- a CDS encoding transcription initiation factor IIB, whose protein sequence is MPELEKEREVERPQRSKLREKIRQDKEKVGSFEKPKVECPECGSRSLVQDYERAELVCNECGLVVDSEFIDQGPEWRAFDHDQRMKRSRVGAPMTYTIHDKGLSTMIDWRNRDSYGKSISSKSRAQLYRLRKWQRRIRVSNATERNLAFALSELDRMASALGLSRNVRETAAVVYRKAVDMNLIRGRSIEGVAASALYAACRQCSVPRTLDEIAEVSRVSRKEIGRTYRFISRELGLKLMPTSPIDYIPRFCSGLNLKGEVQSKGVEILRQAAEKELTSGRGPTGVAAAAIYISSILCGDRRTQREVAEVAGVTEVTIRNRYKELAEQLDIEIIL
- a CDS encoding PepSY domain-containing protein; translation: MKNKFVIVSICLIVIGLIAIAMASQNSGMDGLNFNNVKNPITKEQASNIAAKSLPVDKSQINLRSDDTNIYWEFDYIDGKDVTIIDIDANAGQTIGYFNSSRAGNKTSITSNKALMMAKTQLVEYAIDIDSLEVLQASVELIEYPHEKMYAIVWTQQKNGVPVYGNFISVRIDANTGELISFVEKIADESSMAAIDTTPEIIREDAIKAANEFLNKSYGLPHDSKLMSSSLEIRKPNDWANTRNTNPTGSYTLAWIITFEDETRGDGAIVQAWMDGHTGEVIGGDRCK